The following are encoded together in the Candidatus Poribacteria bacterium genome:
- a CDS encoding helix-turn-helix transcriptional regulator: MSRNIKVEEGSGNIFKDLGFSDDVSEKELLKAQLGAEIFRILKDRKLTQVEAAKLLGIKDVEVSRLKAAKLSDYSVERLMRFLNQLNRDIEIRIIPSEDREG, translated from the coding sequence ATGAGCAGGAACATTAAGGTTGAAGAAGGCAGCGGAAATATTTTCAAGGATTTGGGTTTTTCTGATGATGTTTCAGAGAAAGAACTCCTAAAAGCGCAGTTGGGAGCTGAGATTTTCCGCATTCTGAAGGACCGTAAGTTAACTCAGGTCGAGGCGGCGAAACTACTTGGCATTAAAGACGTTGAAGTTTCTCGTCTTAAAGCCGCTAAACTTTCTGACTACAGCGTTGAGCGATTGATGCGGTTTCTTAATCAGTTGAATCGCGATATTGAGATTCGGATTATTCCTTCAGAAGATAGAGAAGGATAG
- a CDS encoding dienelactone hydrolase family protein — translation MMAVQRFLTAEQSTEQLLKATPPLHFNGTTKTEWQEWRKRFRRNLAKDLGPSPEAIPLEVETLEQTQYDGYTREKIIFNPDPFSSIPAYVLIPEGASAENPAPAVLCAHGHGIGKDGAVGIVEDYQKQYAVELAKRGFVTIAPDWRCFGERKDRDEWVRRPGRDGCNVAYLAFGYFGYQLLQLNVSDGKRCLDYLQSRPEVDSRRLGCMGCSFGGTMTTYISAVDQRVKAAVIVCYLSTLTDALNDRGRGNTCGSQFMFGLRKAGDIAEVAGLIAPRACMVQIGSDDMCFIEEDALQAFKQVEKIYAASGQGDRLILDHFQGEHEIDLEAGIAFLEERL, via the coding sequence ATGATGGCAGTACAACGTTTTTTGACAGCTGAGCAAAGCACGGAACAACTTTTGAAAGCAACACCACCCCTCCATTTCAATGGGACGACAAAAACGGAATGGCAAGAGTGGCGAAAGAGATTTCGACGTAATCTCGCTAAAGACCTGGGCCCCTCGCCAGAAGCGATACCGTTGGAAGTTGAAACTTTGGAACAGACACAGTATGACGGCTACACACGGGAAAAGATTATCTTCAATCCAGATCCATTTTCTTCGATTCCAGCGTACGTCTTAATCCCGGAAGGTGCAAGTGCAGAAAACCCGGCACCAGCAGTCTTATGCGCACATGGACACGGGATCGGTAAAGATGGCGCAGTCGGCATTGTAGAGGATTATCAGAAACAGTATGCTGTAGAATTGGCGAAGCGAGGTTTCGTTACAATCGCACCAGATTGGCGATGCTTCGGCGAACGGAAGGATCGGGATGAGTGGGTCCGTCGCCCGGGTCGCGATGGTTGCAACGTCGCCTATCTTGCATTCGGTTACTTCGGCTATCAACTGCTGCAACTCAATGTCTCAGATGGGAAACGCTGTTTGGACTATCTCCAATCGCGTCCTGAAGTCGATAGTCGTCGCTTGGGATGCATGGGGTGTTCGTTCGGTGGCACGATGACGACTTATATTTCTGCCGTAGACCAACGCGTGAAAGCGGCTGTTATCGTTTGTTACCTTAGCACATTGACGGACGCATTGAATGACCGCGGGCGTGGGAATACGTGTGGTTCACAATTTATGTTCGGACTGAGAAAAGCAGGGGACATCGCGGAAGTAGCGGGATTGATAGCACCGAGGGCGTGTATGGTGCAGATCGGTTCCGACGATATGTGTTTTATTGAGGAAGATGCGCTACAAGCATTCAAACAGGTAGAGAAAATCTACGCGGCATCAGGGCAAGGCGATCGGTTGATACTAGATCATTTTCAGGGTGAACATGAGATTGATTTAGAAGCGGGGATTGCGTTTTTAGAAGAACGCTTGTAA